CCCGGGTTTTGTTGCCGTTGATGGCACTGGTTTTCGTGGTATCGGTTTGCGTGGCACGGCTGAATTTTCTGGGTATTCGCGACAAACTGGCTATCGCCATGGCCTCAGTGGGCGGGCGTCAGGATTTATCACTGTTGCGGCCGATCAACGACATATTTGCCGAGCATCCCAAAGCAACGCTGGGAGAAGGTTTTAACCCGTTAAAAAACTGGCAACGCACGGCCAAAAGCATTTTGGGAGCCATGATGATCAATTCGTTGTGGATGCCGATTTTTTATGCGTTGGGGTTACAGTTTGCCGAAGAGAAGCAGCTAAGTTTGCTGAACCGGGCGGTTCTGGAAGTCGAGAATAAAACCGCGCGCTGGCGTGAATAAACCGATAGTTATGGTTTAGATAAACTCGGTGAGCCGGGCTGAAGTGCCGGGTCGATTTGCTTACTGGCGATGATATGGCCTTGGCTGTCAAAACTGACCGACAGGCATTGGGCTTTTTGCTGTTTGGCCAGTATTTGCGGGTCGACGCCGAAAAATGTCGCTAGTTGCCGGTTGTTAACCGGATCCAGGGCGGCGCGGCGTTCCAGGTCTTTGAAACGAAAAAAATTATAGGCGGCCCAAATGCCTAAAATACCGCCGATGCCGGTTACGCAAATCAAGAATAAACCGAAGTCGGCGATTACGCTTTTATAGCCCTCCAGTTTGATCATCTCGATGTACACCAGATCCAAGCCGAAAAACCAACCTAGTAGCGTTATCAAGGGTGTCCACAAAAATATCCATATCACCCAAAACACAAAAGTGAAGGTGGCGGATAAATAACGTTGCCGCACACTTTGCAGTGTGGGGCTGTCTATTATTAAGGGTCTGTTCATCGTATGCCTCTGTCGGGACTGGTCCAGATGGCGCGCGTGTTGCGTTCCTTGAATATGGCCTTGATCAAGCCGGCCGCCGTGGTCAATACGTTGA
This sequence is a window from Methylomonas methanica MC09. Protein-coding genes within it:
- the pgaD gene encoding poly-beta-1,6-N-acetyl-D-glucosamine biosynthesis protein PgaD encodes the protein MNRPLIIDSPTLQSVRQRYLSATFTFVFWVIWIFLWTPLITLLGWFFGLDLVYIEMIKLEGYKSVIADFGLFLICVTGIGGILGIWAAYNFFRFKDLERRAALDPVNNRQLATFFGVDPQILAKQQKAQCLSVSFDSQGHIIASKQIDPALQPGSPSLSKP